A stretch of Blautia liquoris DNA encodes these proteins:
- a CDS encoding HAMP domain-containing sensor histidine kinase produces MKLKTRVIISFFSIICIPVVLTCIMFQIGINVKMERIGEKYGIDEPTFESLVNNTLMLNKITENDAQELREVVKDRPEKLKDQNYLNNFNNRLSESYSFLVIRKGDKIDYNGSKKHLDNQKLLDTLPEYGDPRASSDNGIYMRAKEQSIVRQVDYRSDDEKTSAFIVTKTNRILPQMESMIKEMLVVVVLILVGTSFVMCLWIYHGVVTPIGQLKTATQNIKEGNLDFTVGADGAREVRDLCEDFEEMRVRLKENAREKVEYDSDNKELISNISHDLKTPITAVKGYVEGIMDGVADTPEKMDRYIRTIYNKANEMDRLIDELTFYSKIDTDRIPYTFTKIHVSDYFEDCVEELSLELESKGIELAYFNYLEEDTIIIADAEQLKRVINNIISNSIKYMDKPRGVINIRLRDVGDFIQVEIEDNGKGISQKDLTKIFNRFYRTDVSRNSNRGGSGIGLSIVKKILEDHGGKVWATSKLGVGTVINFVFRKYQEVPLNNEQDINH; encoded by the coding sequence ATGAAATTAAAGACAAGGGTAATTATCTCTTTTTTCTCTATAATATGTATACCGGTTGTATTGACATGCATTATGTTTCAAATTGGAATAAATGTAAAGATGGAGAGAATTGGAGAAAAGTATGGGATTGACGAGCCCACATTCGAGAGCCTTGTGAATAACACTCTGATGCTGAATAAGATTACAGAGAATGATGCGCAGGAGCTTCGCGAAGTCGTCAAAGACAGGCCGGAAAAACTAAAGGATCAAAATTATCTGAATAATTTCAATAACAGACTTTCGGAAAGTTATTCATTTCTTGTTATCAGAAAAGGGGACAAGATTGACTATAACGGAAGCAAAAAACATTTAGATAATCAGAAACTTCTTGATACACTGCCTGAATATGGAGATCCCAGAGCTTCCTCTGATAATGGAATTTACATGAGAGCAAAGGAACAGTCTATTGTTCGCCAGGTCGACTATCGGTCAGATGACGAAAAGACGAGTGCTTTTATTGTAACGAAGACAAATCGAATTCTTCCGCAGATGGAGTCCATGATCAAAGAGATGCTTGTCGTGGTGGTTCTGATTCTGGTTGGAACCAGTTTTGTGATGTGTCTTTGGATCTATCACGGAGTGGTCACACCAATTGGGCAACTGAAAACGGCGACACAGAATATCAAAGAGGGAAATCTGGATTTTACGGTTGGCGCCGATGGAGCCAGGGAAGTCCGGGATTTATGTGAAGATTTTGAAGAGATGCGCGTCCGTCTCAAGGAAAACGCCAGGGAAAAAGTTGAATATGACAGTGACAATAAAGAATTGATCAGCAATATATCTCATGATCTGAAGACTCCGATTACAGCGGTGAAAGGATATGTTGAAGGAATCATGGATGGTGTCGCAGATACACCGGAAAAGATGGACAGATATATTCGAACCATATATAATAAAGCTAATGAGATGGATCGTCTGATTGATGAGCTTACGTTTTATTCAAAGATAGATACAGATCGTATACCATATACTTTTACAAAGATCCATGTTTCCGATTATTTTGAAGATTGTGTGGAAGAGTTGAGTCTTGAACTTGAGTCTAAGGGCATTGAACTTGCTTATTTCAATTATCTCGAAGAGGACACTATTATCATTGCGGATGCAGAGCAGCTGAAAAGAGTGATCAATAATATTATCAGTAATTCCATAAAATATATGGATAAACCGCGTGGTGTCATTAACATTCGCCTGAGAGACGTGGGTGATTTTATACAAGTTGAGATTGAAGATAACGGAAAGGGAATATCTCAGAAAGATTTGACAAAGATATTTAACCGGTTTTACCGCACGGATGTCTCGAGAAACTCGAATAGAGGAGGAAGTGGCATCGGACTTTCCATTGTGAAAAAAATTCTGGAAGACCATGGCGGCAAGGTTTGGGCAACCAGTAAATTAGGTGTGGGAACTGTGATAAACTTTGTATTTAGAAAATATCAGGAGGTACCTTTAAATAATGAGCAGGATATTAATCATTGA
- a CDS encoding response regulator transcription factor has protein sequence MSRILIIEDEESIAELEKDYLELSDFDVSIENRGDIGLEKALNEDFDLFILDLMLPEVDGFEICRQIREKKNTPILMVSAKRDDIDKIRGLGLGADDYMTKPFSPSEMVARVKAHLARYDRLIGSGMPKNDVIEMRGIKIDKTARRVWVNGEEKGFTTKEFDLLTFLAEHPNHVYTKEELFREIWNMESIGDIATVTVHIKKIREKIEYNTSKPQYIETIWGVGYRFKV, from the coding sequence ATGAGCAGGATATTAATCATTGAAGATGAGGAGTCGATTGCGGAGCTGGAGAAAGATTATCTTGAACTGTCTGATTTCGATGTCTCTATTGAAAATCGCGGAGACATAGGGCTTGAAAAGGCATTAAATGAAGATTTTGATTTGTTTATCCTGGATCTCATGCTGCCGGAAGTCGATGGATTCGAGATCTGCAGACAGATTCGGGAGAAGAAGAACACCCCGATTTTGATGGTCTCCGCGAAAAGGGATGACATTGATAAGATCCGGGGACTTGGACTGGGAGCAGATGATTATATGACAAAGCCGTTCTCGCCTAGTGAGATGGTTGCCCGTGTCAAGGCTCATCTGGCCAGGTATGACCGTCTGATTGGAAGCGGAATGCCGAAGAACGATGTGATCGAAATGCGTGGTATCAAGATTGACAAAACAGCCAGAAGAGTGTGGGTCAACGGAGAAGAGAAAGGCTTTACGACAAAGGAGTTTGATCTTCTGACATTTCTGGCTGAACATCCGAATCATGTGTATACGAAGGAAGAACTTTTTCGGGAGATCTGGAATATGGAGTCTATCGGTGATATTGCCACAGTGACGGTACACATTAAGAAGATAAGAGAAAAGATTGAGTATAATACCTCAAAACCCCAATATATAGAGACAATCTGGGGTGTTGGTTATCGTTTCAAGGTCTGA
- a CDS encoding guanylate kinase, giving the protein MGKIFYIMGKSASGKDCIYKRMMCDSDMRLLPLVLYTTRPIRDQEVPGKEYNFVNEEEIKRLRSLEKIIEERSYHTVYGIWTYATVDDGNIDLEQNDYVGIGTLESYMKIKKYFGKDSVCPIYIEVEDGIRLERALQREREQKNPRYAEMCRRFLADNEDFKEEHIREAGIIKRFQNNGDISNCLNEIHKFIGSRRKTL; this is encoded by the coding sequence ATGGGTAAAATATTTTATATTATGGGAAAAAGCGCTTCCGGTAAAGACTGCATATATAAAAGAATGATGTGTGACTCGGATATGCGGCTTCTTCCCCTTGTACTGTATACGACAAGACCGATCAGAGATCAAGAGGTACCAGGAAAAGAATATAATTTTGTGAACGAGGAAGAGATTAAAAGGCTAAGAAGTCTGGAAAAGATCATAGAGGAGCGTTCTTACCACACGGTATATGGGATCTGGACTTACGCCACAGTGGATGATGGAAACATCGACCTGGAACAGAATGATTATGTGGGAATCGGAACCCTTGAATCCTATATGAAAATAAAAAAATATTTTGGAAAAGATTCCGTATGTCCGATCTATATTGAAGTAGAAGACGGTATTCGGCTGGAACGTGCACTTCAAAGAGAAAGAGAACAAAAGAATCCGAGATATGCGGAAATGTGCCGCAGATTTCTGGCAGATAATGAAGATTTCAAAGAGGAACATATCAGGGAGGCTGGTATTATAAAACGTTTCCAGAACAATGGGGATATTTCAAATTGTCTGAATGAGATACACAAATTTATAGGGAGTCGGCGAAAAACTTTGTAA
- a CDS encoding DNA polymerase III subunit has protein sequence MSGFDDVLGQEKIIKHLQNAILMNKVSHAYIFSGERGAGKKLLASLFAMTLLCEKQGIDPCMECASCKKAMSRNHPDIINVIHEKPGSIGIKDIREQLVDDVEIRPYSGPYKIYIINDAQKMTLQAQNALLKTIEEPPIYAIILLLTDNPDAFLPTITSRCVTLALRPASDNVVKSYLMDRMHIPDYQAEIDASLAQGNIGRAKQAATSAEFAQLTQNALHIVEQAENMQIYELVDAVKEMSNDKNNITDYLDIFTMWFRDVLLFKATREIDSLVFKQEINHIKERAQMSSYEGLEHIIDAIETARIRLSANVNFDLTMELLFLTIKEN, from the coding sequence ATGAGTGGCTTTGATGATGTACTCGGGCAGGAAAAGATCATAAAGCATTTACAAAATGCCATTTTGATGAACAAGGTTTCTCATGCGTATATATTTTCCGGGGAGCGTGGAGCGGGAAAGAAACTACTGGCATCGTTGTTTGCCATGACACTTTTATGTGAGAAGCAGGGTATCGATCCTTGTATGGAATGTGCATCCTGCAAAAAAGCCATGAGCAGGAATCACCCCGATATTATAAACGTTATCCATGAAAAGCCAGGTTCGATTGGCATTAAGGATATCAGGGAGCAGCTAGTTGATGATGTCGAGATCCGGCCATACAGCGGCCCTTATAAAATCTACATTATTAACGATGCACAGAAGATGACGCTGCAAGCTCAGAATGCTTTACTTAAGACAATAGAGGAACCACCAATTTATGCGATTATACTGCTTTTGACAGATAATCCGGATGCGTTTTTACCAACAATAACTTCAAGATGTGTGACGTTAGCTTTAAGGCCTGCGTCTGACAATGTGGTGAAGAGTTACCTGATGGATCGCATGCATATTCCTGATTATCAGGCTGAGATAGATGCTTCATTGGCACAGGGAAATATAGGCAGAGCGAAACAGGCGGCGACGTCTGCTGAGTTTGCACAACTTACCCAGAATGCACTTCATATTGTGGAGCAGGCAGAAAATATGCAGATTTATGAACTGGTGGATGCGGTAAAAGAGATGTCGAATGACAAGAATAATATCACAGATTATCTCGATATTTTTACCATGTGGTTTCGCGATGTGCTGCTGTTTAAGGCAACGCGGGAGATAGATAGCCTTGTATTTAAGCAGGAGATTAATCATATAAAGGAACGTGCGCAGATGAGTTCCTATGAAGGACTGGAACATATTATAGATGCGATTGAAACAGCCAGAATCCGGCTGAGTGCAAATGTTAACTTTGATTTGACAATGGAATTACTGTTCCTTACAATTAAGGAGAATTAA
- a CDS encoding PSP1 domain-containing protein, whose amino-acid sequence MTRIIGVRFRNVGKIYYFDPVSFDIKTGDHVIVETARGIEYGLVVLSPKEVEDFEVVQPLKEVLRIATPKDDVKEENNREKEKEAFEICQKKIAAHHLDMKLIDAEYTFDNNKVLFYFTADGRIDFRELVKDLAAVFKTRIELRQIGVRDETKILGGIGICGRSLCCHTYLSEFAPVSIKMAKEQNLSLNPTKISGVCGRLMCCLKNEQETYEDLNSKMPVHGEMVMTPEGLKGEVSSVNVLRQLVKVLVEADNEKEIREYPVSELKFKPKAKKGKAKNKDSKEAVKK is encoded by the coding sequence ATGACGAGAATAATAGGAGTTCGTTTTCGCAATGTAGGTAAGATATATTACTTTGATCCTGTATCTTTTGATATTAAGACAGGAGATCATGTGATTGTGGAGACAGCACGCGGCATTGAATATGGTCTTGTGGTACTTTCACCGAAAGAAGTGGAAGACTTTGAGGTTGTTCAGCCTTTGAAGGAAGTCCTTCGAATTGCTACACCAAAGGATGATGTAAAGGAAGAGAATAACAGGGAAAAGGAAAAAGAAGCCTTTGAGATCTGTCAGAAGAAGATTGCGGCGCATCATCTGGATATGAAGCTTATCGATGCAGAATATACCTTTGATAATAATAAAGTGCTTTTTTATTTTACTGCGGATGGAAGGATTGATTTTCGCGAACTAGTTAAAGATCTGGCAGCAGTTTTTAAGACGAGAATTGAACTCAGACAGATAGGTGTTCGTGACGAGACTAAGATTCTTGGAGGGATTGGGATCTGTGGCCGTTCCCTATGCTGCCATACGTATTTATCAGAGTTTGCACCTGTATCAATTAAGATGGCAAAGGAGCAGAATCTCTCATTGAACCCAACTAAGATATCGGGAGTCTGCGGAAGGCTGATGTGTTGCCTGAAGAATGAACAGGAGACTTATGAAGACTTAAACAGTAAAATGCCTGTTCACGGAGAGATGGTTATGACACCGGAAGGGCTGAAAGGAGAAGTGAGCAGTGTCAATGTCTTACGTCAGTTAGTCAAGGTCCTGGTTGAGGCAGACAATGAAAAAGAGATCAGGGAATATCCTGTGAGCGAGCTGAAATTTAAACCTAAGGCGAAAAAGGGAAAGGCTAAAAACAAAGACAGTAAAGAGGCAGTAAAGAAATAA
- a CDS encoding tRNA1(Val) (adenine(37)-N6)-methyltransferase has product MELLEGERLDDLQNGYWMIQDRKDFCYGIDAVLLASFARVKQGERVLDLCTGTGIVPVLLKAKTKGKHFTGLEIQEKSVDMARRTVEYNHLENDITIVQGDVRGVDDIFSGTFFDVVTCNPPYMISSHGLSNPYLPRAIARHEILCTLEDVVRESAKRLPPRGRFYMVHRPFRLAEIINLMMRYKLEPKRMQLVYPFVNKEPNLVLIEGVKGGNSRITVEKPLIVYEKPGIYTADIRRIYGE; this is encoded by the coding sequence ATGGAATTACTAGAAGGTGAACGACTGGATGATCTCCAGAATGGTTACTGGATGATACAGGACAGGAAAGATTTTTGCTATGGGATTGATGCGGTGCTTTTGGCATCATTTGCAAGAGTAAAACAGGGAGAAAGAGTTCTGGATCTTTGCACCGGTACAGGAATTGTACCGGTGCTTTTGAAAGCAAAGACAAAAGGTAAACACTTTACAGGTCTTGAAATACAGGAAAAAAGTGTGGATATGGCGAGAAGAACTGTAGAATATAATCATCTTGAGAATGACATCACAATTGTACAAGGTGATGTCAGAGGGGTGGATGACATATTTTCTGGTACCTTTTTTGATGTTGTGACATGCAATCCTCCATATATGATCTCTAGCCACGGTTTGTCAAATCCGTACCTGCCCAGAGCGATTGCAAGGCATGAGATTCTCTGCACGTTGGAGGATGTAGTAAGGGAAAGTGCAAAACGACTGCCGCCGAGGGGAAGATTCTATATGGTTCACAGACCTTTTCGCCTGGCGGAGATTATAAATCTTATGATGAGGTATAAGCTGGAGCCTAAAAGAATGCAGCTTGTATATCCTTTCGTGAATAAAGAACCAAATTTGGTATTAATCGAAGGTGTAAAGGGCGGTAATTCCAGGATTACAGTGGAAAAACCTTTGATTGTCTATGAAAAGCCGGGGATATACACTGCTGATATCAGGAGAATATATGGAGAATGA
- the rsmI gene encoding 16S rRNA (cytidine(1402)-2'-O)-methyltransferase, whose amino-acid sequence MQGQLYLCATPIGNLEDITYRVIHTLQAVDLIAAEDTRNSIKLLNHFEIKTPMTSYHEYNKMDKGRYLVEQMTQGKEVALITDAGTPGISDPGEELVSMCYDAGITVTSLPGACACVTALTISGLPSRRFAFEAFLPSDKKEKKVILEELSCETRTIILYEAPHRLVDTLSELKDTLGRDRKVSVCRELTKRHETVFQTTLTEALSYYRTHTPKGECVIVIEGKSRRIIRKEEIDSWMQMKLEDHMKFYEDQGITHKEAMKLVARDRGVPKREIYKELLQ is encoded by the coding sequence ATGCAAGGACAATTGTATCTGTGTGCGACTCCTATAGGGAATTTGGAGGATATTACGTATCGGGTAATCCATACACTACAGGCTGTAGATTTGATTGCAGCGGAAGATACCAGAAACAGTATTAAGCTTTTGAACCATTTTGAAATAAAAACTCCGATGACAAGCTATCATGAATATAACAAGATGGACAAAGGCCGTTATCTTGTGGAACAGATGACCCAGGGAAAAGAAGTCGCTTTGATTACAGATGCAGGAACACCCGGGATATCTGATCCAGGAGAAGAACTTGTCTCCATGTGTTATGATGCGGGTATCACAGTCACTTCTCTGCCTGGTGCATGTGCATGTGTCACAGCACTTACAATATCGGGACTCCCTTCCAGAAGATTTGCATTTGAAGCGTTTCTTCCTTCGGATAAAAAGGAAAAGAAAGTGATTCTGGAAGAACTTTCTTGTGAGACCAGAACGATTATCTTGTACGAGGCCCCTCACCGGCTTGTGGATACACTTTCAGAACTTAAGGATACACTTGGAAGGGATCGGAAGGTATCTGTCTGCCGGGAGCTTACGAAGAGGCACGAAACAGTTTTCCAGACAACTCTGACTGAGGCACTGTCTTATTATCGGACGCATACCCCAAAGGGAGAATGTGTGATTGTAATAGAAGGCAAGAGTAGAAGGATTATAAGAAAGGAAGAAATTGATTCCTGGATGCAGATGAAACTTGAAGATCATATGAAGTTCTATGAAGATCAGGGTATTACCCATAAGGAGGCAATGAAACTGGTTGCTCGGGACCGGGGGGTCCCGAAACGGGAAATATATAAGGAACTACTTCAGTAA
- a CDS encoding nucleoside recognition protein — MNYIWGGMLIIGIVYGTLTGNLKDVTEAAVSSSKEAVSMAIAMAGVTAMWTGLMKVATSSGLIEQMTKKMKPILKFLFPNVPEDHPAYGHISLNMIANFLGLGWAATPAGLKAMESLEELNEEDCRNLGTNRLRAPNIATKDMCTFLIVNISSLQLIPVNVIAYRSQYGSTAPASIIGPAIAATTVSTLAGILFARFMYKKE, encoded by the coding sequence ATGAACTATATCTGGGGAGGTATGCTGATCATCGGAATCGTCTACGGAACCCTCACCGGGAATCTGAAAGACGTCACAGAAGCCGCAGTCAGCTCATCCAAAGAAGCTGTCTCCATGGCAATCGCCATGGCCGGTGTCACTGCCATGTGGACCGGTCTGATGAAAGTTGCCACAAGCAGTGGTCTGATCGAACAGATGACAAAAAAGATGAAACCAATTCTGAAGTTTCTCTTTCCAAATGTACCGGAAGATCATCCGGCCTACGGACATATCTCACTGAACATGATCGCTAATTTTCTCGGGCTTGGATGGGCAGCAACTCCGGCAGGCTTAAAGGCCATGGAGTCACTGGAAGAATTAAATGAAGAGGATTGCCGTAATCTTGGAACAAACCGACTTCGTGCACCAAACATTGCCACAAAAGACATGTGTACCTTTTTGATTGTTAATATCTCATCCCTTCAGCTGATCCCGGTTAATGTGATTGCATATAGAAGTCAGTATGGAAGTACTGCTCCGGCCTCAATTATCGGACCCGCTATCGCGGCCACCACTGTAAGTACACTGGCAGGGATACTGTTTGCCCGGTTCATGTACAAGAAAGAATAA
- the sufC gene encoding Fe-S cluster assembly ATPase SufC, producing the protein MSDTLLDIQNLGVSVGDDHHKILSGVDLKINKGEIHVLMGPNGTGKSTLVSTIMGDPRYEITSGRILFEGKDITDEKTDVRARLGIFLSFQSPEEIPGVTVENFLRTAKGAIDGRPPKIFKFEKELKAQMEALGIDPSYAERYLNVGFSGGEKKKAEILQLLMLQPKLALLDETDSGLDVDAVKTVSKGIQNYHNKTNSVLIITHSAKILEGLDIDYVHILEKGKIVKTGGSELASEIIERGFENMEKRSDEYEKL; encoded by the coding sequence ATGAGTGATACATTACTCGACATACAAAATTTAGGGGTTTCTGTGGGGGATGATCATCATAAAATCCTAAGCGGCGTAGATCTTAAAATAAATAAAGGTGAGATCCATGTTCTTATGGGGCCAAACGGTACAGGAAAGTCAACGTTGGTCTCAACGATCATGGGTGATCCGAGATACGAAATTACAAGTGGAAGAATTCTATTTGAGGGAAAGGATATTACAGATGAAAAGACAGATGTGAGAGCCAGACTTGGAATTTTTCTTTCATTTCAGTCACCGGAGGAAATCCCGGGGGTAACTGTTGAAAATTTCCTTCGCACTGCGAAGGGTGCCATCGACGGCAGACCGCCGAAGATATTCAAATTCGAAAAAGAACTAAAAGCACAGATGGAAGCACTCGGAATTGATCCTTCCTATGCTGAACGATATTTAAACGTAGGATTTTCAGGAGGAGAGAAGAAAAAAGCAGAGATTCTTCAGCTGCTTATGCTGCAGCCAAAACTGGCCTTGCTGGATGAGACAGACTCGGGTCTGGATGTAGACGCCGTAAAAACAGTATCAAAGGGGATCCAGAACTATCACAATAAAACCAATTCCGTTTTGATTATCACACATAGTGCAAAAATATTGGAAGGACTTGACATTGATTATGTCCATATCCTCGAGAAGGGTAAGATTGTAAAAACAGGCGGAAGCGAACTGGCCTCCGAGATTATCGAGAGAGGATTTGAGAACATGGAGAAGAGGAGTGATGAATATGAGAAACTTTGA